The following is a genomic window from Verrucomicrobiota bacterium.
TTCAATCCGCCGCGCTCGAAATCCGACAACACTAGCGGCCACAGTGGTTCGCCTTCCCCGACCACGACACTCGTGCAATGTTCCTTCACTTCGTCCGGCAGTGAGCTGACAGGAATACCACCCATCACCACCGGAATTCTTTTGCGCTCAAACAAATCCGCCACCATATACGCTTCTTTTAATTGCGCAGTGAAAGTGCTGATCGCCACCAGATCAAAATCGTTAGGTAAGTCGTTTTGTTGGTGCAGGTCTGCGATTTCGTGGTACTCGACCTCGAACTTTTCCGGCGTCAAACCCGCCAGCGTGAGCAGACCAAGACTCGGCATCGAGGCGATGATCTTGTTGCGCTCAACGAAGCCGGGCAACGTCAGTCCCAGTTGAGTGAGTTCTTGGTTGTGTGCGCGCACACCGCTCAAGGCAATGAATCCAATTTTCATAACTTGATGACCTCCCACAGGGTTAGAGTTGCGCCGACCATCAAGCTGCCGACCGGAATTACGAACAGCGGGCGAAATTTTGCGTTGTGCGCCATGACCACGCAGCAAACTGGCATCGAGAGTGCGCCGATGAGGAATCCCCACGAAGCGACCACGACCGGAAATGTGGCCGGAGAAAATTCCCGGGCGACGAAATAAAACATCAGGTTCATCAGCGCCAGCCCGAAAAATGAGATGTGCGCCAGCCGATAAAGTCGTCGCTTGAGACTGGCATAGCCGCCGAGCCAATCCTCGCGATGGAATTTCAAGCCGAGATAACTGCCGGAGCCAAACCCGAACAAGATCCACAACCAAGCGACGAGCAGATTGAGTTGAAGCTTCATGACGCCTTGTTAACTCAACTTGCCGCGACGGTGTTAATTGATAAAATGGAGCGCGCCATCGGTTAAAACAATGAGCGCAATCCGTCAACAAGGAAGGATTGTTTACGCGTTCAGGGTCGTTACGAAGCGGGTGACCGCTAACAACCTGAGCAAATCCTTTTCAGAATAAGAGTTTGACACGTGCCCGACTCAAACCTAGTTTTTAATTAAATTTATGGCTGAGAACATACCCAATTTACCGATCGGGGCAGTACCGCCGAAGAAGGAAACCGGCAAGGTGCAACCCAAGAAAGAAACGGTGCGCATTAATTTGCCGCCCAAACCTTCCGCCGCGCCGACCATCAAATTGCCGACGCTGCCACCGGGCGGTCCGCCGGCACCCACGGCTGCCGCGCCGACCGCGGCACCATTGTCCAGGACGGCGGCCGCTCCAGCGGCTGCGCCACGGGCTGCCGCTCCAGCAGCCGCCCAAAGGCCCGCGCCGGCCCAGCGGCCCGCTGCCATGGCTGCGGCGCCAACCGTCAGTTTCGTGGATAATATTCTTGCCATCGCTGCCATGGTGGTCAGCTTGGCAGTGGCAGGAAGTTTATTTTACCTGTTGTCACTTTAATGTCGTAATTCCAGATTCAACCCGCTTTCATTTGGCGGAGCGTTTTTCCGCCGTCGCAACTTCATTATGGCCAATCCCAACCTAGTTACTTTGACAAAAGAGAACTTCGCTCAAGAAGTCCTTCAATCCTACACGCCGGTGCTCGTCGATTTTTGGGCCGAATGGTGCGGCCCCTGCAAGATGGTGGCCCCGATCCTTGATGAACTCGCCGACGAATATCAGGGCCGTGTCAAAATCGGCAAGGTCAACATCGACGAGCATCAATCGCTCGCCACGGAATACGGCATTCGCGCCATTCCCACCCTCCTGCTTTTTCAGGGAGGTCAGGTGGCTGAACAAATCGTCGGCCTGCGCAGCAAACGCGATCTCAAAGCCAGTTTCGACAAGGTCGCGGTTTGATGGCGCGTGGACGCGGGCGTTATGCCGCTCATCATCACGCCCGGCCAGCTTACCCAACGCGCGGAGTTATATCATCAGCTCGGCCAGTTGACGGCGGTCGGTGTCACTTTGCCACAGGCGTTGGAACATCTGCGTCGCAACCCGCCCGCCCGTTCGTTGCGCGAACCGCTGCAACGGCTTATCAATCAACTGGCGCAAGGCCACACGTTCACCGAGGCCTTGAGCCGTTCCGGAAAGTGGATGTCCTCCTTCGACCTCGCCCTGCTGCAGGCCGGTGAACACAGCGGCCGCCTCGATGCGGTCTTCAAGTTACTCGCCAACTTTTACAATGATCGCGCCCGCCTGACGCGGCAGGTCATCGCCGACCTGGCTTATCCGGCGTTTCTGCTGCACGCGGCAATTTTCATTTTTCCTTTCGTCCAATTTTTCGTTTCGGGCGATTGGCTGAGTTACCTGCGGCAAACCTTGGGGGTGCTGTTGCCAATTTATGGCGCAGCCTTTTTTCTAGTTTTCGCTTCGCAAGGGCGGCGCGGCGAGACGTGGCGCGCCGGAATGGAAACTGTTTGCAATCGGATTCCGATTCTGGGCAAGGCGCGACGCGAATTGGCCCTGGCCCGGTTGGCCGCGGCGCTGGAGGCGCTCATCAGCGCGGGGGTGACGATCATCGAAGCGTGGGAACTTGCGGCGGCGGCCAGCGGTTCACCCGCGTTGCGACGCGCGGTGCTGGGCTGGAAACCGCGCGTGCTGGCTGGCCAAACGCCCGCGGAGGAAGTCAGCGCCAGCCCGCAATTTCCCGAACTGTTCGCCAACCACTATCACACCGGCGAAATCAGCGGGCAACTCGACGAAACTTTGCGCCGCTTGCAGACCTATTATCAGGAGGAAGGCACCCGCAAACTGCACGCGCTGGCGCAATGGAGTCCCCGGATCGTTTATCTGGCCGTGGCGCTGATGATTGCGTATCGCGTCATCAAGTTTTACACTGGATACTTCCAACAGGTCCAGAATCTCGGTGGATTTTAAGTTGAATAAATCATGGAAACCTCGAATTACTTTTACAGACCATGAAGATGAATCTCACAGTCTTTCTCCGGAAATGTTTCCAACGCCGCAGCCGCCGAGGTAACGAGGTGGACTCCGCGCAGGAGATCACATCTCATTCCGCCTCCTCACGTCGGCGGCTACATTTTGTGTGCGCGCTCCTGCTCATTCTCACCTTCAGCGCCCTTTTTCCATTTATTCCTTCGTCAGCTCTGGCGCAACCGACACCGCTCATCCATGCTCACGCTCACAATGATTACGAGCACGCGCGACCTTTGTTCGATGCGCTCGACCACGGCTTTTGCAGTGTCGAGGCCGACATTTATCTAGTCGAAGGCCAGCTCCTCGTGGCCCATGATCGAAACAAAGTAAAACCGGAGCGCACACTACAGTCGCTCTATCTCGAACCGCTGCGTGAACGCGTGAGGAAAAACGACGGACGCGTTTATCCGACAACTCCTAACTTTACGCTGCTCATTGACGTGAAATCCGACGCCGAAAAAACTTACACTGTGTTGCGCGACGTCCTCAAACAATACGCCGACATGCTCACCGCGTTCCATCCTTATGCCACTGAACCAAAAGCCGTCACCGCCATCATCTCTGGGAATCGCGCGCGGAAGCTCATGGCGGCGGAAACGCTCCGCTATGCCGCCATCGATGGCCGGTTGAGCGATCTCGACGGCGACGCGTCGAAGCACCTCATTCCTTTGGTCAGCGACAATTGGAACTCCATCTTCAAATGGCGCGGCGCTGGCCCGTTACCGGATGATGAAAGGCAGAAGCTGACAAAAATCGTCAGCCAGGCACACCGACAAGGCCGTCGCGTCCGATTCTGGGCCACGCCTGATCAACCGGCCTTCTGGCGCGAGCTGCAAACCGCCGGGGTTGACCTGTTTAGCGTGGACGACCTCGCCGGCCTGCAAAAATTTCTCCTTCAGAACTAGCGCCGGATATTATCTGCATCCTTTCGGTTTTTTGGCTTGGCTAACCACGGCAAACCGGCAGCATGATGCCAACTATGGACTCAAGAAGGGGGCGCGGATTCACGCTGATTGAACTGCTGGTCGTCATCGCAATCATCGCCATTCTTGCCTCGCTGCTGTTGCCTGTTCTGGCGAAAGCAAAAGACCGGGCATTGCGAATCCAATGCATCAGGAATCACAAACAGTTGAGTCTCACCTGGACCTTGTACCAGGGTGACCACAGCGACCGCCTTCCATCGAACGTGCGCGGAGCACCGCCGACGGGTAGCGGCCTGAATTGGGTCGAGAGCACGGTGCATGGACCCACTCCGGGTTTCATTGATCCCAACGCGCTGATTGACACCAAGCGGGCCGGGTTTGCGGCTTACTTGAAGAACCTGGGGGTTTACAAGTGTCCCGCGGAAAACACGGTCTATACGGTGGGGGGCCGGCGCGTTCCTAAATTGCGCAGCTATTCGATGAATGATTATCTGAACGGTGGCGCGCAACAATATGCCCCCATCCCGCCGATAACGTTTTACAAACGCAATTCTGAATTTCGCCGCGCGGCCGAGCTGTTTGTGTTTATGGATGTGGAACCGCTCAGCATTTGCTACACCCCGTTTGAAATCCCCACGGCCAATACGCAAAGCTATTTCACCGCTCCAGCCGCGCTGCATGGCCGGAGGGACGGAATTCTTTCCTTTGCGGATGGCCATTCCGAGGCGCATCGATGGAAGAAACCGGTGCTGCGAGCCTCAACGCCGGGGCTGGTGTCCGATCCCCATCCGGTGCCGAGCAACCCCCACGATGTCAGTTATATCCGAACTCGATCACATCATCTGGCGATTCCGTAGTTGAAATTCTTCTTAGTCAAGAGCGTGGCTTAATCCAAGGTGCGAGAGCCGCACAATCGATTGCAGCAAACAGCGCCAGAACCAATTCAAGGCAAAACGTGATTAATGATGGTGCAAGTCGGTTTTCCACCGAACGACCCGAGGTTATAGCTGCCGCCTTCGGGACAAACTGGCATCTCTCTGACATAAAGATTAGTGCCGACTAATTCCGTCCATCGCGGTGTGTCTCCCGGCGTTTTTTTATGCTCAAGGCCCCACTGTTGCATGGCTCCGTCAAGTTGCCGCAGATTGTTAACGCAAGAGGTGACGGGGTTTCTCCTTCCATCGCGGACAAAGTAAGGTAGCAGAAAAAACCACACCGCAACTGCGGTCAGGCACAAGACGCCGAAAATGGCGAGCGGCCTAAACGCCGAGGTCGGTTCTTCTTCCGTAGCTTTCATCCACATGAACCAACACCAGCCCCGTAGTTCTGTTGCAGAACATTACCGCCTTCGTCTTTTTGCCGGCCCAAAATAATATCCGCCGCTCAGCCGCACCGCCTTGACTTTGCGCTCGTAACCTTGCGGTTGGCCGGGTTTGCCTTCTTCAAACAGCGCGGTGTATTTGTAGTTAAAGCCGTCCAGCTTCACCCGCGGAATTTTCTGGCTGATGAACCGCTCGATGGCGGCGACATGCGGCGAGTCCTCCGCCACCATCAACGTAAAGGCGTCGCCCGTGGCTTCGGCGCGGCCCGTGCGGCCAATGCGATGAATGTAATCCTCCGGATGCTGCGGCACGTCGTAGTTGATGACGTGGCTGACGTCTGCGATGTCCAGTCCACGCGCGGCAATGTCGGTGGCGACCAACACCTCGTAGCGGCCATCACGAAATCCCCGCAACGCCTGTTCGCGCTCGCGTTGAGTGCGGTTGGAATGGAGCACAGCGACGGCGTGGTTGTTCTTCTTGAGCAAACCGACCACGCGATCGGCCCGGTGTTTGGTGCGGCAGAAAATGAGCACCGAGTTGTAGTTCACCTGGTTCAGCAGGGCGCGGAGCAGATCGCTCTTTTGATCTTCAGCCACAGGATAGATGACGTGTTTGACGGTTTCCGCCGGCGTGCGGCGCGCGCCGATTTCGATGGTCTGCGGACTTTTCATCGCCCATTTGATGAGCGTTTCAATCTGCGGCGGAATGGTGGCGGAAAAGAGAGAAGTGTGCCGCTGGCGAGGGCAGCGTTCCACGATGCGCCGCACGTCAGGCAGAAAACCCATGTCGAGCATCCGGTCGGCTTCATCGAGCACGAGGAATTTCACCTGGTCCAGTTTACAGGTGCCGCGACCCAGATGATCCAGCAGGCGACCCGGCGTGGCGACAATGACATCGACGCCGTTGCGCAAGGCGTCCATTTGTTTGCCATAACCGACGCCACCGTAGAGCACCGCCACACGCAGATTGGTGAATCGCGCAAAATCGCGAAACGCCGTTTCCACTTGCGCGGCGAGTTCGCGCGTCGGCTCCAGAATCAAAACGCGCGTCGCCTGGCTGGATTGGCCTAGCTGCGTCAGGATGGGCAAGGCGAAGGCGGCGGTTTTGCCGGTGCCAGTTTGGGCGCTGCCGATGACATCCTGTCCCGCCATGATGAGCGGAATGGCACGGAGTTGGATGGGCGTCGGCTCGATGTAACCCATCGCTTTGACACCGTCCAGGACGGCAGGGGAAAGACCGAATTTGGTAAAGGGCATATTGAAATTTCGAATTACGAATGACGGATGATGAGGGGCGCGTGGCGACCTACGCCGTTTCGTTGGCCACTGGCGTTTGCTTTTCTTCCACTATCTCCGCTGCCTTTTGCGCATCGGTTTCCACGGCAGGCAGTGCGGCCGTTAAATCTGCCACCGCCTCCGGAATCGCTTCCGTTGCTGGAATAACAGGCGCGGGTTCGATCTCGGCAGCTTGTTGTTGAAGCGCCGTCGATGACTCAACCGAAGCAACTTGGCCAGGCGGGGCGGTCGGAGTTTCGTCCGGTTTCTGTTCCGGCTTGGGCGGTTTGAGCGCAGGTTTCTTGGCGGTCTCCAGAATGCCGTTGGCAAATTCGATGACGTGACCCTGATGAATCAGCCAGTGCAGGTTCGTAATCACGGCAGTCATCTCCGGCGTCGGCTCGGCGGCGGCAAC
Proteins encoded in this region:
- a CDS encoding type II secretion system F family protein, with translation MPLIITPGQLTQRAELYHQLGQLTAVGVTLPQALEHLRRNPPARSLREPLQRLINQLAQGHTFTEALSRSGKWMSSFDLALLQAGEHSGRLDAVFKLLANFYNDRARLTRQVIADLAYPAFLLHAAIFIFPFVQFFVSGDWLSYLRQTLGVLLPIYGAAFFLVFASQGRRGETWRAGMETVCNRIPILGKARRELALARLAAALEALISAGVTIIEAWELAAAASGSPALRRAVLGWKPRVLAGQTPAEEVSASPQFPELFANHYHTGEISGQLDETLRRLQTYYQEEGTRKLHALAQWSPRIVYLAVALMIAYRVIKFYTGYFQQVQNLGGF
- the trxA gene encoding thioredoxin; the protein is MANPNLVTLTKENFAQEVLQSYTPVLVDFWAEWCGPCKMVAPILDELADEYQGRVKIGKVNIDEHQSLATEYGIRAIPTLLLFQGGQVAEQIVGLRSKRDLKASFDKVAV
- a CDS encoding DEAD/DEAH box helicase, with translation MPFTKFGLSPAVLDGVKAMGYIEPTPIQLRAIPLIMAGQDVIGSAQTGTGKTAAFALPILTQLGQSSQATRVLILEPTRELAAQVETAFRDFARFTNLRVAVLYGGVGYGKQMDALRNGVDVIVATPGRLLDHLGRGTCKLDQVKFLVLDEADRMLDMGFLPDVRRIVERCPRQRHTSLFSATIPPQIETLIKWAMKSPQTIEIGARRTPAETVKHVIYPVAEDQKSDLLRALLNQVNYNSVLIFCRTKHRADRVVGLLKKNNHAVAVLHSNRTQREREQALRGFRDGRYEVLVATDIAARGLDIADVSHVINYDVPQHPEDYIHRIGRTGRAEATGDAFTLMVAEDSPHVAAIERFISQKIPRVKLDGFNYKYTALFEEGKPGQPQGYERKVKAVRLSGGYYFGPAKRRRR
- a CDS encoding type II secretion system protein, translated to MDSRRGRGFTLIELLVVIAIIAILASLLLPVLAKAKDRALRIQCIRNHKQLSLTWTLYQGDHSDRLPSNVRGAPPTGSGLNWVESTVHGPTPGFIDPNALIDTKRAGFAAYLKNLGVYKCPAENTVYTVGGRRVPKLRSYSMNDYLNGGAQQYAPIPPITFYKRNSEFRRAAELFVFMDVEPLSICYTPFEIPTANTQSYFTAPAALHGRRDGILSFADGHSEAHRWKKPVLRASTPGLVSDPHPVPSNPHDVSYIRTRSHHLAIP